The segment AGAACCAAAGCGGCCGAACCGGACAGGCCGTGGATAACCCCCCAGAAGGTGGGGGAGAGTAGGGGGCTTCTTGGAGAACGACCCACAAAGGAGCTCCGCTTCCAGGTTCTCAAGGTTCCCAGGCCTAGCCAGGCTAGAGCCAGAGCCACTATGAGCTCCATGGCTGCCGAGATTCCCCGGGGTAGGGGCAGGTGCAAGGCAAGGATCACGCCCCCTACCGCCGCCAGGGTCAGGAGGTGCCCCAGGCCCCAAAGGGCGCCGACCCCTGCTGCTTTCCAGGGGTTGTTTTGCTGGGTCACCAGGTTGACCACCGCTGCCACGTGGTCGGGTTCCAAGGCATGGCGCAGGCCTAAAAGCACCCCCACGGCTAAGAGGGAAAGGAACGATCCAGCGTCCACGAGCTACCTCCTCAGGAAAGGCTTGGTTGCCTGTGCGTGGGCTAGCGGGTCTGGCCTGCTAGAGACTACGAAAATCAGAAGCCGTCTTTCCACTTGCATCCCGGGCCTCCTTGCTCTGCCTCCTATCGGATGGGGTTGTGGATGGTGACCAGCTTGGTGCCATCCGGAAAAGTGCCCTCCACCTGGATCTCCTGGATCATCTCCGCAACCCCCTCCATCACCTCGTCGCGCGTGAGGACCTGTGTCCCAAGCTCCATTAGCTCGGCAACGCTCTTTCCATCCCTTATTCCCTCCAGGATCTCGGCTGTAATCAAGGCCACCGCCTCGGGGTAGTTAAGCTTTAAGCCGCGGGCTCGGCGCCGGCGGGCC is part of the Thermus caldilimi genome and harbors:
- a CDS encoding HupE/UreJ family protein, which codes for MDAGSFLSLLAVGVLLGLRHALEPDHVAAVVNLVTQQNNPWKAAGVGALWGLGHLLTLAAVGGVILALHLPLPRGISAAMELIVALALAWLGLGTLRTWKRSSFVGRSPRSPLLSPTFWGVIHGLSGSAALVLLASSQMPSPLWAFLYVLVFGAGALLGMFLMSLAVGAPFVLVAGRVRYLQRLASVGVALGSLAVASAIVWDFLRGGA
- the ureA gene encoding urease subunit gamma, translating into MRLTPREIDKLLIFLAGEVARRRRARGLKLNYPEAVALITAEILEGIRDGKSVAELMELGTQVLTRDEVMEGVAEMIQEIQVEGTFPDGTKLVTIHNPIR